In the genome of Deinococcus sp. YIM 134068, one region contains:
- a CDS encoding Panacea domain-containing protein encodes MNVTIDDPTKVGYAAEVVANAFLALARAEGRSLTQMQVHKLVYIAHGWTLALLGRPLIYNTVHAWQRGPIVRRLWDHWGGRGRTPIAEPLSVSSGEPDLGGDEAAQEVIRSVWTTYGRMDGEELSRLTHLDGSPWTQVYGRQSDLIPNEVTREYYTALSRTA; translated from the coding sequence TTGAACGTCACCATCGACGATCCGACCAAAGTAGGGTACGCCGCCGAGGTGGTGGCGAACGCCTTCCTCGCGCTGGCGCGGGCGGAGGGGCGCTCCCTGACGCAGATGCAGGTGCATAAGCTCGTGTACATCGCGCACGGGTGGACGCTGGCGCTGCTGGGCCGCCCGCTGATCTACAACACGGTCCACGCCTGGCAACGCGGCCCCATCGTGCGGCGGCTGTGGGACCACTGGGGCGGGCGGGGACGTACCCCCATCGCCGAGCCGCTCTCCGTGTCGTCGGGCGAGCCGGACCTCGGCGGCGACGAGGCCGCGCAGGAGGTCATCCGCAGCGTGTGGACGACCTACGGGCGGATGGACGGCGAGGAACTCTCGCGCCTGACGCACCTCGACGGCAGCCCGTGGACGCAGGTGTACGGGCGACAGAGCGACCTGATTCCCAACGAGGTCACGCGCGAGTACTACACGGCGCTCTCCCGCACCGCGTAG
- a CDS encoding peroxiredoxin — MSPQLGQMAPDFDRRSDDGRSVRLADLRGRWVVLYFYPRANTPGCSIEAQRFEAALPEFERLNATVVGVSTDTEARQANFRDTCGLSFPLLPDGDRTLSRAYGVMGGLGGLLGLASRETFLIDPEGRVAHHWRGVNPATHTADVLRHLEGMAATA; from the coding sequence ATGAGTCCCCAACTCGGCCAAATGGCCCCCGACTTCGACCGCCGCAGCGACGACGGGCGCTCCGTCCGCCTCGCCGACCTGCGCGGGCGCTGGGTGGTGCTGTATTTCTACCCGCGCGCCAACACGCCCGGCTGCTCCATCGAGGCGCAACGCTTCGAGGCCGCCCTCCCCGAGTTCGAGCGCCTGAACGCTACCGTGGTCGGCGTCAGCACCGACACCGAGGCGCGGCAGGCGAACTTCCGCGACACCTGCGGGCTGAGCTTCCCCCTCCTCCCCGACGGCGACCGGACGCTGAGCCGCGCCTACGGGGTGATGGGGGGGCTGGGCGGTCTGCTCGGTCTGGCGTCGCGCGAGACCTTCCTGATCGACCCGGAGGGCCGGGTCGCCCACCACTGGCGCGGGGTGAATCCGGCCACCCACACCGCCGACGTGCTACGCCACCTGGAGGGGATGGCGGCGACGGCGTAG
- the tilS gene encoding tRNA lysidine(34) synthetase TilS — MSRPPVSGLTLPLRVFGGQTVVVGVSGGADSVGLLRALVLAEARPVVAHLDHALRPESGEDAAWVRQLAEAQGVPFETARVDVAVVAARRGWNVEDAARRVRYEFLGRVAKRHRAEAILTAHTRRDQAETVLMGLLRGEAVLSGIPPVRGRVRRPWLNVPRDEVEAFLRSLGQEWREDPSNADPTRTRAWLRAEVMPVLTARFPEAEAALARVATLSGEDDEALMARAARVTSHAPLHAQPPAVLRRYVVRALAEAGLPYHAEHVSRLVDALRQDTTAHVTLPGARDVTVTGGRLHLEPQDWPGPTFPLPDGWTLRTRRDGDRIRLPGGTRKLSDVLTDAQVPREDRDRVPLLAAGGEVQWVGLRPPLWAVGAREAAGRPEDPWHVAMGQALALAQEAAAAREVPVGAVVLGPDGSVIGRGRNTSREAGDMTQHAELAVLREAAATLATPYLTDCTLVVTLEPCPMCLGAAIEARVGAIVYGARNPKAGALGGVTDLLAHHWGHVPSITGGVREREAARLLRESFRALRER; from the coding sequence GTGTCCCGCCCCCCGGTGTCCGGTCTCACCCTGCCCCTGCGTGTGTTCGGGGGGCAGACGGTTGTCGTCGGCGTGTCCGGTGGCGCGGACAGTGTGGGGCTTCTGCGGGCGCTCGTCCTCGCGGAGGCACGGCCCGTCGTCGCCCACCTCGACCACGCCCTGCGCCCGGAATCGGGGGAGGACGCCGCTTGGGTGCGCCAACTCGCGGAGGCGCAGGGCGTCCCGTTCGAGACGGCGCGGGTGGACGTGGCGGTGGTCGCGGCCCGGCGCGGCTGGAATGTGGAGGACGCCGCCCGCCGCGTGCGCTACGAGTTCCTGGGACGGGTGGCGAAGCGGCACCGCGCGGAGGCGATTCTGACTGCCCACACCCGCCGCGATCAGGCGGAGACGGTGCTGATGGGCCTGCTGCGCGGCGAGGCGGTTCTGAGCGGGATTCCTCCTGTCCGTGGTCGAGTCCGCCGCCCCTGGCTGAATGTGCCCCGTGACGAGGTGGAGGCGTTCTTGCGCTCGCTGGGTCAGGAGTGGCGCGAGGACCCGTCGAACGCCGACCCGACCCGGACGCGCGCCTGGCTGCGAGCGGAGGTGATGCCCGTGCTAACCGCCCGCTTTCCGGAAGCTGAGGCTGCGTTGGCCCGCGTCGCCACCCTCTCCGGGGAGGACGACGAGGCGCTGATGGCGAGGGCGGCCCGTGTCACCAGCCACGCGCCTCTCCACGCTCAGCCGCCCGCCGTCCTGCGCCGGTATGTCGTGCGGGCACTGGCGGAGGCGGGGTTGCCCTACCACGCCGAACACGTCTCCAGGTTGGTGGATGCGCTGCGGCAGGACACGACCGCCCACGTCACCCTCCCCGGCGCGCGGGACGTGACGGTGACGGGTGGGCGGTTGCACCTCGAACCGCAGGACTGGCCCGGCCCGACCTTCCCTCTCCCGGACGGCTGGACGCTCCGCACGCGGCGGGACGGCGACCGCATCCGGCTTCCGGGCGGCACGCGGAAACTCAGCGACGTTTTGACAGACGCACAAGTTCCCCGCGAGGACCGGGACCGGGTGCCGCTCCTCGCCGCCGGGGGAGAGGTGCAGTGGGTGGGGCTGCGTCCTCCCCTGTGGGCGGTGGGGGCGCGGGAGGCGGCGGGGCGACCGGAGGACCCGTGGCATGTGGCGATGGGACAGGCCCTCGCGCTCGCTCAGGAAGCCGCCGCTGCCCGAGAGGTTCCTGTCGGCGCGGTCGTCCTCGGACCAGACGGGTCGGTGATCGGACGCGGGCGCAATACCAGCCGGGAGGCGGGCGACATGACCCAGCACGCCGAACTCGCGGTGCTGAGGGAGGCGGCGGCCACCCTCGCCACCCCCTACCTGACGGACTGCACCCTCGTCGTCACGCTCGAACCCTGCCCGATGTGCCTGGGCGCGGCAATAGAAGCGCGCGTTGGGGCCATCGTCTACGGAGCGCGAAATCCGAAGGCCGGGGCGCTCGGCGGCGTCACCGACCTTCTCGCCCACCACTGGGGGCACGTGCCGAGCATCACGGGCGGCGTCCGCGAGCGTGAGGCGGCCCGTTTGCTGCGCGAGAGCTTCCGGGCGCTGCGGGAGAGGTGA
- the proB gene encoding glutamate 5-kinase, with protein MRVVLKLGTSVLTAGTDRLHRPRLVDLMRDVAAVRGAGHEVVLVTSGAVLAGWEALGFPPRDRTLAEKQLLAAVGQGRLMHTYAMLADLYGVPVAQVLLTADDFRDRTRYLNARTTLDGCLTRGVLPIINENDAVATAQLKVGDNDTLSAFVANLVEADLLVILTDAPGLYTADPRTHPGATLIPEVERVTPEVWALAGGAGSHRGTGGMHTKIQAAEIATRAGTPVVIAPGDAGGALARLVGGEALGTRFHAAGSRLEARKRWILAEIATGRVTLDDGAARAVRERGGSLLPAGITAVHGPFERGHTVRLLDQGGSEIGRGLTRYRAADLTRIAGRHSRDIEGVLGFTYGPEAVHRDDLVRL; from the coding sequence ATGCGCGTCGTTCTCAAGCTCGGCACCAGCGTCCTCACGGCGGGCACGGACCGCCTGCACCGTCCCCGGCTGGTGGACCTGATGCGCGACGTGGCGGCGGTGCGCGGGGCCGGGCACGAGGTCGTCCTCGTCACGAGCGGCGCGGTCCTCGCGGGCTGGGAGGCGCTGGGTTTCCCGCCGCGCGACCGCACGCTGGCCGAAAAGCAGCTTCTCGCGGCGGTCGGGCAGGGGCGGCTGATGCACACCTACGCCATGCTTGCCGACCTGTACGGGGTGCCCGTCGCGCAGGTCCTCCTGACCGCCGACGACTTCCGCGACCGCACCCGCTACCTCAATGCCCGGACGACGCTGGACGGCTGCCTCACGCGCGGCGTCCTGCCGATCATCAACGAGAACGACGCGGTGGCGACCGCTCAGCTCAAGGTGGGCGACAACGACACCCTCTCCGCCTTCGTGGCGAACCTCGTGGAGGCTGACCTCCTCGTCATCCTCACCGACGCGCCGGGCCTCTATACCGCCGACCCGCGCACGCATCCGGGCGCGACCCTCATCCCCGAAGTGGAGCGCGTCACCCCCGAGGTCTGGGCGCTCGCGGGCGGGGCGGGCAGCCACCGGGGCACGGGCGGGATGCACACCAAGATTCAGGCCGCCGAGATCGCCACCCGCGCCGGAACGCCTGTGGTGATCGCGCCGGGGGACGCGGGGGGGGCGCTGGCCCGCCTCGTCGGGGGAGAGGCGCTGGGCACCCGCTTTCACGCTGCCGGGTCCCGCCTGGAGGCCCGCAAACGCTGGATTCTCGCCGAGATCGCCACCGGGCGCGTCACGCTGGACGACGGGGCCGCCCGCGCCGTCCGCGAGCGGGGCGGGAGCCTGTTGCCCGCCGGGATCACCGCCGTTCACGGTCCCTTCGAGCGCGGGCACACCGTCCGCCTGCTCGACCAGGGCGGCTCGGAGATCGGGCGCGGCCTCACCCGTTACCGCGCCGCCGACCTCACCCGCATCGCCGGGCGGCACTCCCGCGACATCGAGGGCGTGCTGGGCTTCACCTACGGGCCGGAGGCGGTCCACCGGGACGACCTGGTGAGGCTGTAG
- a CDS encoding glutamate-5-semialdehyde dehydrogenase gives MTTETLSVRDMGVRARQSARVLRSLPTARKAAALFAIARELRAREADILAANERDVAAAQGAGLPTHMVARLQLDAASLSAIAADVEAVAGLPDPVGEATPEEVRPNGIRVLRLRVPLGVLGVIYESRPNVTVDVAALALMSGNAAILRGGKETVHSNGALETALRTALEAEGLPGDAVQVIRDPARERMLDLLRLDDLVDAIIPRGGAGLHRYCVENATVPVIVGGIGVVHVYLDESFTRDPADVARAVALIRNAKVQKPSACNALDTLLVHEGALTALPAIAHDLQAHGVTLRADSPALAALQSAGVNVEPAQESDYGTEFLALTASIRTVAGLEEALDFIAAHGNHTDVILTRNPAQAERFVADVDSAAVMVNASPRFNDGGQLGLGAEVAISTQKLHARGPMGLRELTTTKWVVRGEGQVRG, from the coding sequence ATGACCACCGAAACCCTCTCCGTCCGGGACATGGGCGTGCGGGCGCGGCAATCGGCGCGGGTGCTGCGCTCGCTGCCCACGGCGCGCAAGGCGGCGGCCCTGTTCGCCATCGCGCGGGAGTTGCGGGCGCGGGAGGCGGACATCCTCGCGGCGAATGAGAGGGACGTGGCGGCGGCGCAGGGGGCGGGGTTGCCCACTCATATGGTCGCCCGGTTGCAGCTCGACGCGGCCTCGCTCTCCGCCATCGCCGCCGACGTGGAGGCCGTCGCGGGGCTGCCCGACCCGGTGGGGGAGGCGACCCCGGAGGAGGTCCGGCCCAACGGCATCCGCGTCTTGCGTCTGCGGGTGCCCCTCGGCGTCCTCGGCGTGATCTACGAGAGCCGCCCGAACGTGACGGTGGACGTGGCCGCCCTCGCCCTCATGAGCGGCAACGCGGCCATCCTGCGCGGCGGCAAGGAGACGGTTCACAGCAACGGGGCGCTGGAGACTGCCCTCCGCACGGCGCTGGAGGCCGAGGGTCTGCCGGGCGACGCCGTGCAGGTCATCCGCGACCCCGCCCGCGAGCGGATGCTGGACCTCTTGCGGCTGGACGACCTCGTGGACGCGATCATCCCGCGCGGCGGAGCCGGGCTGCACCGCTACTGCGTGGAAAACGCCACCGTCCCCGTCATCGTGGGCGGCATCGGCGTCGTCCACGTTTACCTCGACGAGAGCTTCACCCGCGACCCGGCGGACGTAGCGCGGGCGGTGGCTCTCATCCGCAACGCGAAGGTGCAGAAGCCCAGCGCGTGCAACGCCCTCGACACGCTGCTCGTCCACGAGGGGGCGTTGACTGCCCTCCCTGCCATCGCCCATGACCTTCAGGCACACGGCGTCACCCTGCGCGCCGACTCTCCGGCCCTCGCCGCGTTGCAGTCCGCTGGAGTCAATGTCGAACCCGCCCAGGAGTCCGACTACGGCACCGAGTTTCTCGCCCTGACGGCCAGCATACGCACGGTCGCCGGGCTGGAGGAGGCGTTGGATTTCATCGCCGCGCACGGCAACCACACCGACGTGATCCTCACGCGCAACCCCGCACAGGCTGAACGCTTCGTGGCCGACGTGGACAGCGCCGCCGTCATGGTGAACGCCAGCCCCCGCTTCAACGATGGCGGGCAACTCGGCCTCGGCGCGGAGGTCGCCATCAGCACCCAGAAGCTCCACGCACGCGGACCGATGGGCCTGCGCGAGCTGACGACGACGAAGTGGGTGGTGCGGGGGGAGGGGCAGGTGCGGGGGTGA
- the dxs gene encoding 1-deoxy-D-xylulose-5-phosphate synthase, translating into MSEPTIIPALSPVSRTPLLDRVDSPEDLKQLSREQLPLLAAELRDEIVRVCSVGGLHLASSLGATDLIVALHYVLNSPRDRILFDVGHQAYAHKMLTGRRAQMPTVKKEGGLSGFTKVSESEHDAITVGHASTSLANALGMALARDAQGQEHKVAAVIGDGSLTGGMALAALNTIGDMGRRMLIVLNDNEMSISENVGAMNKFMRGLQVQKWFQEGEGAGKKAVQAVSKPLADFMSRAKSSTRHFFDPASVNPFAAMGVRYVGPVDGHNVQELVWLIERLVDLDGPTILHVVTTKGKGLSYAEADPIYWHGPGKFDPATGEFKPSDAYSWSAAFGDAVTELAKTDPRTFVVTPAMREGSGLVKYSQVHPHRYLDVGIAEDVAVTTAAGMALQGMRPIVAIYSTFLQRAYDQVLHDVAIENLNVTFAIDRGGIVGADGATHNGVFDLSYLRSIPNVRVGLPRDAAELRGMLRAAQESPGPFAIRYPRGNTERVPEGTWPEIKWGTWERLKGGDDVVILAGGKALEYALRAARDLPGVGVVNARFVKPLDEKMLREVAGKARALITVEDNTVVGGFGSAVLEALSGMGLRTPVRVLGIPDEFQDHATVESVHARAGIDAQAIRTVLAELGVDVPLEV; encoded by the coding sequence ATGAGCGAGCCGACGATCATCCCGGCCCTGTCCCCGGTGAGCCGCACGCCGCTGCTCGACCGGGTGGACAGCCCGGAGGACCTCAAACAACTCTCGCGGGAGCAGTTGCCCCTCCTCGCCGCCGAACTGCGGGACGAGATCGTGCGCGTCTGCTCGGTGGGCGGCCTGCACCTGGCGAGCAGTCTGGGCGCGACCGACCTCATCGTGGCGCTGCACTACGTCCTGAACTCGCCGCGCGACCGCATCCTCTTCGACGTGGGGCATCAGGCCTACGCGCACAAGATGCTGACGGGCCGCCGTGCCCAGATGCCGACCGTGAAGAAGGAGGGCGGGCTGTCGGGCTTCACGAAGGTCAGCGAGAGCGAACACGACGCGATCACGGTGGGGCACGCGAGCACCAGCCTCGCGAATGCCCTCGGCATGGCCCTCGCCCGCGACGCGCAGGGGCAGGAGCACAAGGTGGCCGCCGTCATCGGGGACGGCTCGCTGACGGGCGGAATGGCCCTCGCCGCGCTGAACACCATCGGCGACATGGGCCGCAGGATGCTGATCGTCCTGAACGACAACGAGATGAGCATCTCCGAGAACGTCGGCGCGATGAACAAGTTCATGCGTGGCCTTCAGGTCCAGAAGTGGTTCCAGGAGGGCGAGGGCGCGGGCAAGAAGGCGGTGCAGGCCGTCAGCAAGCCCCTCGCCGACTTCATGAGCCGGGCCAAGAGCAGCACGCGGCACTTCTTCGACCCCGCGAGCGTGAACCCCTTCGCGGCGATGGGCGTGCGCTACGTCGGCCCGGTGGACGGGCACAACGTTCAGGAACTCGTGTGGCTGATTGAGCGGCTGGTGGACCTCGACGGGCCGACCATCCTCCACGTCGTCACGACGAAGGGCAAGGGCCTGAGCTACGCCGAGGCCGACCCGATCTACTGGCACGGGCCGGGCAAGTTCGACCCGGCGACCGGGGAGTTCAAGCCGAGCGACGCCTACTCGTGGAGCGCGGCGTTCGGGGACGCGGTGACGGAACTGGCGAAGACCGACCCGCGCACCTTCGTCGTCACGCCCGCCATGCGCGAGGGAAGCGGGCTGGTGAAGTACAGCCAGGTCCACCCCCACCGCTACCTCGATGTCGGGATAGCCGAGGACGTGGCCGTGACGACCGCCGCCGGAATGGCCCTCCAGGGGATGCGGCCCATCGTGGCGATCTACTCGACCTTCCTGCAACGGGCCTACGATCAGGTCCTCCACGACGTTGCCATCGAGAACCTGAACGTCACCTTCGCCATCGACCGGGGCGGCATCGTGGGGGCGGACGGGGCGACCCACAACGGCGTCTTCGACCTGAGCTACCTGCGCTCCATCCCCAACGTGCGCGTCGGCCTGCCGAGGGACGCGGCGGAACTGCGCGGGATGCTGAGGGCGGCGCAGGAAAGCCCCGGCCCCTTCGCCATTCGCTACCCGCGCGGCAACACGGAGCGCGTGCCGGAGGGGACGTGGCCGGAGATCAAGTGGGGCACCTGGGAGCGGCTGAAAGGCGGCGACGACGTGGTGATCCTCGCGGGCGGCAAGGCGCTGGAATATGCCCTGCGTGCGGCCCGTGACCTGCCCGGCGTCGGCGTGGTGAACGCCCGTTTCGTGAAGCCGCTGGACGAGAAGATGTTGCGTGAGGTGGCAGGGAAGGCCCGCGCCCTCATCACGGTGGAGGACAACACGGTGGTCGGCGGCTTCGGGAGCGCGGTGCTGGAGGCGCTGAGCGGGATGGGGCTGCGAACACCCGTGCGCGTCCTCGGCATCCCCGACGAGTTTCAGGACCACGCGACGGTGGAGAGCGTCCACGCGCGGGCGGGAATTGACGCGCAGGCCATCCGCACGGTGCTGGCGGAGCTGGGTGTGGACGTGCCGCTGGAGGTGTAG
- a CDS encoding PspA/IM30 family protein → MSIFDRLSRLLRANVNDLISRAEDPGKIIDQALRDMREAYTEARAEVAESLSQSMKLEREANTNRRLAEEYGKKAEEALRGGNEELAREALRRSQNHQDLAKGFEEQVSVQRGTVDGLKTQLRALEAKIDEMESKKTLLAARQKTAQAGATLDRVSGFDQAGGAMDAFEEMERKVAGMEDRNRAMTELREENDLDAQLRNLGRDRELDDAFAALKARVQGQGGDKQG, encoded by the coding sequence ATGAGCATCTTTGACCGACTGTCCCGGCTGCTGCGCGCCAACGTCAACGACCTCATCAGCCGGGCGGAGGACCCCGGCAAGATCATCGATCAGGCCCTGCGCGACATGCGCGAGGCGTACACGGAGGCGCGGGCGGAGGTCGCCGAGTCGCTGAGCCAGAGCATGAAGCTGGAGCGCGAGGCGAACACCAACCGCCGACTCGCCGAGGAGTACGGGAAGAAGGCGGAGGAGGCCCTGCGTGGCGGCAACGAGGAGCTGGCCCGCGAGGCGCTCCGGCGCTCTCAGAACCACCAGGACCTCGCCAAAGGTTTTGAGGAGCAGGTCAGCGTGCAGCGCGGCACGGTGGACGGCCTCAAGACGCAACTGCGGGCGCTGGAGGCCAAGATCGACGAGATGGAGTCCAAGAAGACCCTGCTCGCCGCCCGGCAGAAGACCGCGCAGGCGGGCGCGACCCTCGACCGGGTGAGCGGTTTCGATCAGGCGGGGGGCGCGATGGACGCCTTCGAGGAGATGGAGCGCAAGGTCGCCGGGATGGAGGACCGCAACCGCGCCATGACCGAGCTGCGCGAGGAGAACGACCTCGACGCGCAACTGCGGAACCTGGGCCGCGACCGCGAACTCGACGACGCCTTTGCGGCCCTCAAGGCGCGGGTGCAGGGGCAGGGTGGGGACAAGCAGGGGTGA
- a CDS encoding PIN/TRAM domain-containing protein, translating to MLALRLGLILLGLLAGWGVGRALESGAGDPDLARVNTLSLMLAGALAASLLAPRAERLAAGGWGRLTRWYGGLSPRSVAAATFGLLVALLLSVLLGNLLRGLPFYSWLWSVLVTLLLAAFFVPFALRHAESFALFAPPPARRPPGGKVLDTNVIIDGRVLDLARSGFLEGELVVPGFVLRELQLLADHADAQKRTRGKRGLGVLEELRGVRPLRVEDWDDPTLITVDDKLVRFARETNAQILTNDGSLGKIARLHGLTVLSVHALAVALRPQVQAGDSLTVTVTKGGQQQGQGVGYLEDGTMVVVEDGFKLRGKPIRVLVVNNVQTNVGRMIFARLEKSDAA from the coding sequence GTGCTGGCGCTGCGGCTGGGTCTGATCTTGCTGGGGTTGCTCGCCGGGTGGGGCGTGGGGCGGGCGCTCGAATCCGGTGCGGGTGACCCCGACTTGGCGCGTGTGAATACCCTCAGCCTGATGCTGGCGGGGGCGCTCGCCGCGTCGCTGCTCGCTCCCCGTGCGGAGCGGCTGGCCGCCGGGGGGTGGGGGAGGCTGACGCGCTGGTACGGTGGCCTCTCGCCCCGGAGCGTGGCGGCGGCGACCTTCGGGCTGCTGGTCGCCCTGCTGCTGAGCGTGCTGCTGGGCAACCTGCTGCGGGGTCTGCCCTTCTACTCCTGGCTGTGGAGCGTGCTGGTGACGCTGTTGCTGGCGGCCTTCTTCGTCCCCTTCGCCCTGCGGCACGCGGAGTCGTTCGCCCTGTTCGCGCCCCCGCCCGCGCGGCGTCCGCCCGGCGGCAAGGTCCTCGACACGAACGTGATTATCGACGGACGCGTTCTCGACCTCGCCCGCAGCGGCTTTCTGGAGGGTGAACTCGTCGTGCCCGGCTTCGTGCTGCGCGAGCTGCAACTCCTCGCCGACCATGCGGACGCGCAGAAGCGCACGCGCGGCAAACGCGGCCTCGGGGTGCTGGAGGAACTGCGCGGCGTGCGGCCCCTGCGCGTGGAGGACTGGGACGACCCCACGCTGATTACCGTGGACGACAAGCTCGTGCGCTTCGCCCGCGAGACGAACGCGCAGATTCTCACCAACGACGGCAGCCTCGGCAAGATCGCCCGGTTGCACGGCCTGACGGTCCTGAGTGTCCACGCCCTCGCCGTCGCCCTGCGGCCCCAGGTGCAGGCCGGGGACTCCCTCACCGTCACCGTCACGAAGGGCGGGCAGCAGCAGGGGCAGGGTGTGGGCTATCTGGAGGACGGCACGATGGTCGTCGTGGAGGACGGCTTCAAACTGCGCGGCAAGCCCATCCGCGTCCTCGTCGTGAACAACGTGCAGACCAACGTGGGCCGCATGATCTTCGCCAGACTGGAGAAGAGCGACGCGGCGTAG